In a genomic window of Myxococcus fulvus:
- a CDS encoding SAM-dependent methyltransferase translates to MSPAEPFPLYHPADARRAFSSDDVTRRFAKVAMLEPGSQVLVLGCGPDASAALVLAREMGCTVMAGDTDESHVAAARERVRNQGLGDRIEVRGVALDSLGLPDGAFDAILIPGRVLYTLKGTMSVLRPLLAKRGRLGMTFPARVGRVVPKAAAELWERRLGAPLLLPRELLMSLELGGFEPESAETLHDTELDDYYREVEASLRPTSGPQASSLREELALHRESNGKASVSYAFLVGRRKEPGEKPPASRDRG, encoded by the coding sequence ATGAGCCCGGCAGAGCCCTTTCCGCTGTACCACCCCGCGGACGCCCGGCGCGCGTTCAGCTCGGACGACGTGACCCGGCGTTTCGCCAAGGTGGCCATGCTGGAGCCGGGCTCGCAGGTGCTGGTGCTCGGGTGCGGCCCGGACGCGAGCGCCGCCCTGGTCCTGGCCCGGGAGATGGGCTGCACCGTGATGGCCGGCGACACGGACGAGTCGCATGTCGCCGCCGCTCGGGAGCGGGTCCGCAACCAGGGCCTCGGCGACCGGATCGAGGTCCGGGGCGTGGCCCTGGACTCCCTCGGGCTGCCCGACGGTGCCTTCGACGCCATCCTCATCCCGGGGCGGGTGCTCTACACGCTGAAGGGGACGATGTCCGTCCTGCGGCCGCTGCTCGCCAAGCGTGGGCGGCTGGGGATGACCTTCCCCGCGAGGGTGGGGCGCGTGGTCCCCAAGGCCGCCGCCGAGCTGTGGGAGCGCCGTCTGGGCGCGCCGCTGCTCCTGCCGCGTGAGCTGCTCATGTCGCTGGAGCTGGGCGGGTTCGAGCCGGAGTCGGCCGAGACGCTGCACGACACGGAGCTCGACGACTACTACCGCGAGGTGGAGGCCAGCCTGCGTCCGACGTCGGGCCCTCAGGCCTCGTCGCTGCGCGAGGAGCTGGCGCTGCACCGCGAAAGCAACGGCAAGGCCAGCGTCAGCTACGCGTTCCTGGTGGGACGCCGCAAGGAGCCGGGCGAGAAGCCCCCGGCCTCTCGCGACCGCGGCTGA
- a CDS encoding diacylglycerol/lipid kinase family protein, giving the protein MLVQPLRSPDLRRAPSADVSVEPKVAVLLNANARKVDARVVKSLSHVVPEQDLFLSRSELDGRRIAQTVLERGYPVVFTGGGDGTFMGFVNEVLQQVGPRGRFAGQPVPRFGILKLGTGNGIANHVNASGTRGDGILNDVLRARTGEVPGFRPMDLLMVDGQRAPFAGLGVDGKVLNDYIWVKENLGKGLFKSVLTGSGGYFSAVACKTVPHYLTNSTWVECEVVNGQSSEAYRLGPDGQPQGAPLAPGDVLFRGKLMMAAAGTMPFYGYGLRMFPFSCGRRGFMQLRLGQVTPTQVLANLPRMWAGRWFPEGLHDFHVREATIRFARPMPFQVGGDAAGYRDQVNLSVAPESIELVDFNGALN; this is encoded by the coding sequence ATGCTGGTTCAGCCCCTGCGCTCTCCGGACCTCCGCCGCGCCCCCTCGGCGGATGTCTCCGTCGAACCCAAGGTCGCGGTGCTGCTCAACGCCAACGCCCGGAAGGTGGACGCCCGGGTGGTGAAGTCCCTGTCGCACGTGGTGCCGGAGCAGGACCTGTTCCTGTCGCGCTCGGAGCTGGACGGGCGCCGCATCGCGCAGACGGTGCTGGAGCGGGGCTATCCGGTGGTCTTCACGGGCGGCGGTGACGGGACGTTCATGGGCTTCGTGAACGAGGTGCTCCAGCAGGTGGGCCCCCGAGGCCGCTTCGCCGGCCAGCCGGTGCCCCGCTTCGGCATCCTCAAGCTCGGCACGGGCAACGGCATCGCCAACCACGTCAACGCCTCCGGCACCCGGGGCGACGGCATCCTGAACGACGTGCTGCGCGCCCGCACGGGTGAGGTGCCCGGCTTCCGCCCCATGGACCTGCTGATGGTGGACGGGCAGCGCGCGCCGTTCGCCGGCCTGGGCGTGGATGGCAAGGTGCTCAACGACTACATCTGGGTGAAGGAGAACCTGGGCAAGGGGCTCTTCAAGAGCGTGCTCACGGGCAGCGGGGGCTACTTCTCCGCCGTGGCCTGCAAGACGGTGCCGCACTACCTGACGAACTCGACCTGGGTGGAGTGCGAGGTCGTCAACGGCCAGTCGAGCGAGGCCTACCGCCTGGGCCCGGATGGCCAGCCCCAGGGTGCGCCGCTGGCGCCCGGCGACGTGCTCTTCCGCGGGAAGCTGATGATGGCGGCTGCGGGCACCATGCCCTTCTACGGCTATGGCCTGCGCATGTTCCCCTTCTCGTGCGGCCGTCGCGGCTTCATGCAGCTGCGCCTGGGCCAGGTGACGCCCACGCAGGTGCTGGCGAACCTGCCGCGCATGTGGGCCGGCCGCTGGTTCCCGGAGGGTCTGCACGACTTCCACGTCCGCGAGGCCACCATCCGCTTCGCGCGTCCCATGCCCTTCCAGGTCGGAGGCGACGCGGCCGGCTACCGCGACCAGGTCAACCTGTCCGTCGCGCCCGAGTCCATCGAGCTGGTCGACTTCAACGGCGCGCTGAACTAG
- a CDS encoding HP0495 family protein, whose translation MKKDGPGDAPPEEGEKKPLIEYPSVYTFKVMGKQGPGFAEHVRDLFRRAMGTEISPDSISEQPSSKGTYVSLSVSVYLLSEEQRRAIYDLLHKDPRVIYHL comes from the coding sequence ATGAAGAAGGACGGACCTGGAGACGCGCCCCCGGAAGAGGGGGAGAAGAAGCCCCTCATCGAGTACCCCTCGGTCTACACCTTCAAGGTGATGGGCAAGCAGGGCCCTGGCTTCGCGGAGCACGTCCGGGACCTGTTCCGCCGGGCCATGGGCACGGAGATCTCCCCGGACTCCATCAGCGAGCAGCCCAGCAGCAAGGGCACCTATGTCTCGCTGAGCGTGTCGGTGTACCTGCTGTCGGAGGAGCAGCGGCGCGCCATCTACGACCTGCTCCACAAGGACCCGCGCGTCATCTATCACCTGTGA
- the greB gene encoding transcription elongation factor GreB: protein MSQALPPDEHDELEAEDGEEKAPFRRYLTRSGAERMHRELIRLLNEERPKVTAEVSAAAAQGDRSENAEYIYGKKRMREIDRRIRFLQRRLDTATIVTPAEQTDRAHVYFGATVTLEDEDGQRTTYQIVGSDEIDAAGGRISVESPIGRALLRKGVGDTVEVRRPRGEIELSIVDIRYD from the coding sequence ATGTCCCAGGCCCTCCCCCCAGATGAACACGATGAGCTGGAGGCCGAGGACGGCGAGGAGAAGGCCCCGTTCCGTCGCTACCTCACCCGCTCGGGCGCCGAGCGGATGCACCGGGAGCTCATCCGCCTGCTCAACGAGGAGCGCCCCAAGGTCACCGCCGAGGTCTCCGCCGCCGCCGCCCAGGGCGACCGCTCCGAGAACGCCGAATACATCTACGGCAAGAAGCGCATGCGCGAAATCGACCGGCGCATCCGCTTCCTCCAGCGCCGCCTGGACACCGCCACCATCGTCACGCCTGCTGAACAGACCGACCGTGCACACGTCTACTTCGGCGCCACCGTCACCCTGGAGGACGAGGACGGCCAGCGCACCACGTACCAGATTGTCGGGTCCGACGAGATCGACGCCGCCGGAGGTCGCATCAGCGTGGAGTCCCCCATTGGACGCGCCCTCCTGCGCAAGGGCGTGGGCGACACCGTGGAGGTGCGCCGCCCCCGCGGTGAAATCGAGCTGTCCATCGTCGACATCCGCTACGACTGA
- the dnaK gene encoding molecular chaperone DnaK — MGKIIGIDLGTTNSVVAIMEGREPKVIVNEEGSRITPSVVAFTKDGERLVGQVAKRQAITNPERTIYSIKRFMGRRADEVSEEAKLVPYKVSRGPNGDARVDLDGKQFSAPEISAQVLLKLKRAAENYLGEKVTEAVITVPAYFNDAQRQATKDAGEIAGLTVRRIVNEPTAAALAYGLDKKKDEKIAVYDFGGGTFDVSILEVGESVVDVLATNGDTHLGGDNIDLRIMDWLIAEFKKDTGLDVTKDKMVLQRLKEAAEKAKIELSSATETDINLPFLTADASGPKHLNVKLTRAKFEAMIDDLIERSLEPCRKCLKDSGLDLKDLNEVVLVGGTTRIPKVQEAVKRLFGKEPNRSVNPDEVVAVGAAVQAGVLSGEVKDILLLDVTPLSLGVETLGGVMTKLIERNTTIPTRKSETFSTAADGQSQVEIHVLQGEREMATDNRSLGRFHLTGLPPAPRGVPQIEVTFDLDANGILNVSAKDKATGKEQKVTITHSSGLAKDEVEKMVAAARENEAADKDRRELVELKNQAEAQAYGAEKLIKENKEKLSADVAKGLEDGVAELNKVREGQDKDAIKSALEKLQAASYKAAEEMYKATGGAPGGEPPPGAAPGAQPGAKKDDVVDAEFRQS, encoded by the coding sequence GTGGGCAAGATTATTGGGATCGACCTGGGCACCACGAACAGCGTGGTGGCGATCATGGAGGGTCGCGAGCCCAAGGTCATCGTCAACGAGGAAGGCAGCCGCATCACGCCCTCGGTGGTCGCGTTCACGAAGGATGGCGAGCGCCTGGTCGGTCAGGTGGCGAAGCGTCAGGCCATCACGAACCCCGAGCGCACCATCTACTCCATCAAGCGCTTCATGGGCCGCCGGGCGGACGAGGTCTCCGAGGAGGCCAAGCTCGTTCCGTACAAGGTGTCCCGTGGCCCCAATGGCGACGCGCGCGTGGACCTGGACGGCAAGCAGTTCAGCGCGCCGGAGATCAGCGCGCAGGTGCTGCTGAAGCTGAAGCGGGCCGCCGAGAACTACCTGGGTGAGAAGGTGACGGAGGCGGTCATCACCGTCCCGGCGTACTTCAACGACGCCCAGCGCCAGGCGACGAAGGACGCGGGTGAGATCGCGGGCCTCACGGTGCGGCGCATCGTGAACGAGCCGACGGCGGCGGCCCTGGCGTACGGCCTGGACAAGAAGAAGGACGAGAAGATCGCCGTCTACGACTTCGGCGGCGGCACGTTCGACGTCTCCATCCTGGAGGTGGGCGAGAGCGTCGTCGACGTGCTCGCGACCAACGGTGATACGCACCTGGGCGGTGACAACATCGACCTGCGGATCATGGATTGGCTCATCGCCGAGTTCAAGAAGGACACGGGGCTGGACGTCACCAAGGACAAGATGGTGCTCCAGCGCCTGAAGGAGGCGGCGGAGAAGGCGAAGATCGAGCTGTCGAGCGCGACGGAGACGGACATCAACCTGCCGTTCCTCACGGCGGACGCGTCCGGTCCCAAGCACCTGAACGTCAAGCTCACGCGCGCCAAGTTCGAGGCGATGATCGACGACCTCATCGAGCGCTCGCTGGAGCCGTGCCGCAAGTGCCTCAAGGACTCCGGCCTGGACCTGAAGGACCTCAACGAGGTCGTGCTCGTGGGTGGCACCACGCGCATCCCGAAGGTGCAGGAGGCGGTGAAGCGGCTGTTCGGCAAGGAGCCGAACCGCTCGGTGAACCCGGACGAGGTCGTGGCGGTGGGCGCCGCGGTGCAGGCGGGCGTGCTCTCCGGCGAGGTGAAGGACATCCTCCTGCTGGACGTGACGCCGCTGTCCCTGGGCGTGGAGACGCTGGGCGGGGTGATGACCAAGCTCATCGAGCGCAACACCACCATCCCCACGCGCAAGTCGGAGACGTTCTCCACGGCCGCGGACGGCCAGTCGCAGGTGGAGATCCACGTGCTGCAGGGTGAGCGCGAGATGGCGACGGACAACCGGAGCCTGGGGCGCTTCCACCTGACGGGCCTGCCCCCGGCGCCGCGTGGCGTGCCGCAGATCGAGGTGACGTTCGACCTGGACGCCAACGGCATCCTGAACGTGAGCGCGAAGGACAAGGCCACGGGCAAGGAGCAGAAGGTCACCATCACCCACTCCTCGGGTCTGGCGAAGGACGAGGTGGAGAAGATGGTCGCCGCGGCCCGCGAGAACGAGGCGGCCGACAAGGACCGCCGCGAGCTGGTGGAGCTGAAGAACCAGGCGGAGGCGCAGGCCTACGGGGCCGAGAAGCTCATCAAGGAGAACAAGGAGAAGCTCTCCGCGGATGTGGCGAAGGGCCTCGAGGATGGGGTGGCGGAGCTCAACAAGGTCCGCGAGGGCCAGGACAAGGACGCCATCAAGTCCGCGCTCGAGAAGCTCCAGGCCGCCAGCTACAAGGCCGCCGAGGAGATGTACAAGGCGACGGGTGGGGCGCCGGGCGGCGAGCCGCCTCCGGGTGCTGCTCCTGGCGCGCAGCCGGGCGCCAAGAAGGACGACGTGGTGGACGCCGAGTTCCGCCAGTCGTGA
- a CDS encoding glycosyltransferase family 4 protein, which yields MTAAPFRLGMLIPEFPTQTHAFFWREITALRAMGVEVHVFSTRRPVEDCPHEWAERAAAETTYLFPPRLSSALVSPRDFPGMAQALTYVSKLSVNVKQKARALGMLACAVDFLHHARERKLDHVHGHSAADAAHVLALCRILGGPRYSFHLHGDLPVYGTDHAAKAWDATFVAAAARPMQRELIESVGLPPERTYTLWMGVDTDRFRPPVKRAESPRGLHLASIGRLNLCKGHVHTFAGLRKALDRGLRAHLTLGGRGPHEEEIRQSIARFGLQAHVDMVGPLGEAAVIELLHGADAFVLSSTGLGEASPVAVMEAMSCGVPAVCSIIGGTPDMISDGTDGLLVGQGDEEGLAKAFLRLGQDTALRERMSRAARERAVRSFDYRETSRSLLDAIQQSRAPQRRAA from the coding sequence ATGACCGCCGCCCCTTTTCGTCTGGGAATGCTCATTCCGGAGTTCCCCACGCAGACCCACGCCTTCTTCTGGCGGGAGATCACCGCCCTGCGCGCCATGGGCGTGGAGGTGCATGTCTTCTCGACGCGGCGCCCGGTGGAGGACTGCCCCCACGAGTGGGCCGAGCGCGCGGCCGCGGAGACCACGTATCTCTTTCCACCGAGGCTCTCGTCGGCGCTGGTCTCTCCTCGGGACTTCCCGGGCATGGCCCAGGCGCTGACGTATGTCTCCAAGCTCTCGGTGAATGTAAAGCAGAAGGCCCGGGCGTTGGGGATGCTCGCGTGCGCGGTGGACTTCCTGCACCACGCGCGGGAGCGGAAGCTGGACCATGTGCATGGCCACTCGGCGGCGGATGCCGCGCATGTGCTCGCGCTCTGCCGGATCCTGGGAGGGCCGCGCTACAGCTTCCATCTCCACGGGGATTTGCCGGTGTATGGGACGGACCATGCCGCGAAGGCCTGGGATGCCACGTTCGTGGCCGCCGCCGCGCGCCCGATGCAGCGCGAGCTCATCGAGTCCGTGGGGCTTCCTCCCGAGCGGACCTATACCCTGTGGATGGGTGTGGACACGGACCGCTTCCGCCCTCCGGTGAAGCGCGCGGAGTCTCCTCGAGGGCTGCACCTGGCTTCGATTGGACGACTCAATCTCTGCAAGGGGCACGTGCATACGTTCGCGGGGCTGCGCAAGGCGTTGGACCGGGGCCTGCGCGCGCACCTGACGTTGGGAGGGCGAGGCCCTCACGAAGAGGAGATCCGTCAGTCCATCGCCCGTTTCGGATTGCAGGCGCACGTGGACATGGTGGGGCCGCTCGGAGAGGCGGCCGTCATCGAGCTGTTGCACGGCGCGGATGCCTTCGTGCTGTCCAGCACGGGCCTTGGAGAGGCTTCGCCCGTGGCGGTGATGGAGGCCATGTCCTGTGGTGTCCCCGCGGTCTGCTCCATCATCGGTGGGACGCCGGACATGATTTCCGATGGGACGGATGGGTTGCTGGTGGGGCAGGGGGACGAGGAGGGATTGGCGAAGGCCTTCCTCCGGCTCGGGCAGGACACGGCGCTGCGTGAGCGGATGTCCCGTGCGGCTCGTGAGCGTGCCGTGCGCTCCTTCGATTATCGCGAGACGAGTCGGAGCCTGCTGGATGCCATCCAGCAGTCGCGTGCGCCGCAGCGCCGGGCCGCGTGA
- a CDS encoding deacetylase, whose product MSRTLPINPRFRRIYQHLSGADLAAPELEELSLEDLGLGDSQKSRVGLLFGTYSHPGLERVLRAYGLIQRAEERVGPVELRVQGEDPFRPRVILWSRRFYAPVADLSLRMATGAEVGLGDALATAPLLYVDALLLQNPGRPFDWHRPPLPGQSHPGLALSAQLLEVLMLMARRIGAEALALTPSTFAAASVYDRRFLFVDGAAQGRFLAMRDAGRGRPRWLLAWAVELGCLRDAEGQPVPFTPMPMLAPLSRRLIRTFDAKGWAEAREQTGRQPLTLDEEALQQRFPWQRMPPGPPPERVAELLGYDPLAPVLAH is encoded by the coding sequence ATGTCTCGGACGCTGCCCATCAACCCCCGCTTCCGCCGCATCTATCAGCACCTGAGCGGGGCGGACCTGGCCGCGCCCGAGCTCGAGGAACTCTCCCTGGAGGACCTCGGCCTCGGTGACTCGCAGAAGTCCCGCGTGGGTCTGCTCTTCGGCACCTACAGCCATCCGGGCCTCGAGCGCGTCCTGCGCGCCTACGGCCTCATCCAGCGCGCCGAGGAGCGCGTGGGCCCCGTCGAGCTGCGCGTCCAGGGCGAGGACCCCTTCCGCCCCCGCGTCATCCTCTGGAGCCGCCGGTTCTACGCCCCCGTCGCCGACCTCTCCCTGCGCATGGCCACCGGCGCCGAGGTCGGCCTGGGCGACGCGCTCGCCACCGCGCCCCTGCTCTACGTGGACGCGCTCCTGCTCCAGAACCCGGGGCGCCCCTTCGACTGGCACCGCCCGCCACTCCCAGGCCAGAGCCACCCCGGGCTCGCGCTCTCCGCGCAGCTGCTGGAGGTGCTCATGCTCATGGCCCGCCGCATCGGCGCGGAGGCGCTGGCCCTCACGCCCTCCACCTTCGCCGCCGCCAGCGTCTATGACCGGCGTTTCCTCTTCGTGGACGGCGCCGCCCAGGGCCGCTTCCTCGCCATGCGCGACGCGGGAAGAGGTCGCCCTCGCTGGCTGCTCGCGTGGGCCGTGGAGCTGGGCTGCCTGCGCGACGCGGAAGGCCAGCCGGTTCCCTTCACCCCCATGCCCATGCTCGCGCCCCTGAGCCGCCGGTTGATCCGCACGTTCGACGCGAAGGGCTGGGCCGAGGCGCGCGAGCAGACCGGACGACAGCCCCTCACGCTCGACGAGGAGGCGCTCCAGCAGCGCTTCCCCTGGCAACGCATGCCCCCGGGGCCTCCCCCCGAGCGTGTGGCGGAGCTGCTCGGGTATGATCCGCTCGCCCCCGTGCTGGCCCACTGA
- a CDS encoding NAD(P)-dependent oxidoreductase — translation MTSTRPAKLTVIGSGLMGTALARAFAAAGHEVAVWNRTHAKAKAVGRGTVAFEKLGDAVAGRELVVVSLSNYAACAELFSSQGVSAALAGKTLVQLTSGSPADARSGLEWASAHGVDYLDAAILAYPAFVATEYATVFYAGSKAVFERHEGTLHAIAKNAVYVDEKIGSAATLDCAILEAYYGGTLAVLHAAAMCKAEGLNPKLFFAQKNSFLGLISVTADAAQGMVERNDFTGDQCSLNTHVAALEHIVRLSSDARISTRFPRELLENYRRALGAGLGEQELPAVFRTLEQD, via the coding sequence ATGACATCGACGCGTCCGGCGAAGCTGACGGTGATTGGCAGTGGCCTCATGGGAACCGCGCTGGCGCGAGCGTTCGCCGCGGCGGGGCACGAGGTCGCGGTCTGGAACAGGACCCACGCCAAGGCGAAAGCGGTGGGCCGTGGAACGGTGGCGTTCGAGAAGCTGGGTGATGCGGTCGCGGGTCGTGAGTTGGTCGTCGTCTCGCTTTCGAACTACGCGGCCTGCGCCGAGCTGTTCTCCTCGCAGGGTGTCTCAGCGGCGCTGGCTGGGAAGACACTCGTGCAGCTCACCAGCGGGTCGCCGGCGGATGCGCGCAGTGGCCTGGAGTGGGCGAGCGCTCACGGTGTGGACTACCTGGATGCGGCGATCCTCGCGTATCCCGCGTTCGTGGCCACGGAGTACGCCACGGTCTTCTACGCCGGGTCGAAGGCTGTCTTCGAGCGACACGAGGGGACGCTCCACGCGATTGCGAAGAACGCCGTGTACGTCGACGAGAAGATTGGTTCCGCCGCGACGCTCGACTGCGCGATCCTCGAGGCGTACTACGGCGGCACGCTGGCGGTCCTCCACGCCGCGGCCATGTGCAAGGCAGAGGGGTTGAACCCGAAGTTGTTCTTCGCCCAGAAGAACTCGTTCCTCGGATTGATCTCCGTCACTGCCGACGCCGCGCAGGGCATGGTCGAGCGCAATGACTTCACGGGCGACCAGTGCAGTCTGAATACCCATGTCGCAGCCCTCGAGCACATCGTCCGGTTGAGCAGCGATGCCCGCATCAGCACCCGCTTCCCGCGAGAGTTGCTGGAGAACTACCGGCGAGCCCTCGGTGCGGGACTGGGTGAGCAGGAGTTGCCCGCGGTGTTCCGGACGTTGGAACAGGACTGA
- a CDS encoding PhoH family protein, with product MRKNFILDTNVLLHDPRSIYGFEDNNVIIPIYVIEEIDQFKRDLSELGRNARLVARYLDGFRAEGSLKEGVPLPRGGMLRVSFTDRELPLSMADSNLMDNRILAVAIDLMEQEPDTQAVFITKDTNLRIRADALGLIAQDYDTERVEITELYTGFTERLVPKELVDQMYKPGAEVELPDVDTLFPNQLVLLKDETNPSHTAMGRLHGLKNRLVPLLRQSKEGTWGIRPRNMEQAFCLDLLLNDDIKLVTIVGKAGTGKTLLAIAAGLQKVTEENLYQKLLVSRPIFPLGRDIGYLPGSVEEKLNPWMQPIFDNVEFLMNLSRADKKAGRGYHELLDLGLMEIEPLTYIRGRSIPNQFIIVDEAQNLTPHEVKTIITRVGDNTKIILTGDPFQIDNPYVDSTNNGLVHVVNRFKSEKIAAHISMAKGERSALAELAANLL from the coding sequence ATGCGAAAGAACTTCATCCTCGACACGAATGTCCTCCTGCATGATCCGCGCAGCATCTACGGCTTCGAGGACAACAACGTCATCATCCCCATCTACGTCATCGAGGAGATCGACCAGTTCAAGCGCGACCTCTCCGAGCTGGGCCGCAACGCCCGCCTCGTGGCCCGCTACCTGGACGGTTTCCGCGCGGAGGGCTCGCTGAAGGAGGGCGTGCCCCTGCCTCGGGGCGGCATGCTGCGGGTGTCCTTCACGGACCGTGAGCTGCCGCTGTCCATGGCGGACAGCAACCTGATGGACAACCGCATCCTCGCGGTGGCCATCGACCTGATGGAGCAGGAGCCGGACACCCAGGCCGTCTTCATCACCAAGGACACCAACCTGCGCATCCGCGCGGACGCCCTGGGCCTCATCGCCCAGGACTACGACACCGAGCGGGTCGAAATCACGGAGCTGTACACCGGCTTCACCGAGCGGCTGGTCCCCAAGGAGCTGGTGGACCAGATGTACAAGCCGGGCGCCGAGGTGGAGCTGCCGGACGTGGACACGCTCTTCCCCAACCAGCTCGTGCTGCTCAAGGACGAGACCAACCCGTCCCACACCGCCATGGGCCGGCTGCACGGGCTCAAGAACCGGCTGGTGCCGCTCTTGCGTCAGAGCAAGGAAGGCACCTGGGGCATCCGCCCGCGCAACATGGAGCAGGCCTTCTGCCTGGACCTGCTGCTCAACGACGACATCAAGCTGGTGACCATCGTCGGCAAGGCGGGCACGGGCAAGACGCTGCTGGCCATCGCCGCGGGCCTGCAGAAGGTGACCGAGGAGAACCTCTACCAGAAGCTCCTGGTGAGCCGTCCCATCTTCCCGCTGGGGCGCGACATCGGCTATCTGCCCGGCAGCGTCGAGGAGAAGCTCAACCCCTGGATGCAGCCCATCTTCGACAACGTGGAGTTCCTGATGAACCTGAGCCGCGCGGACAAGAAGGCCGGCCGCGGCTACCACGAGCTGTTGGACCTGGGGCTGATGGAGATCGAGCCGCTCACGTACATCCGTGGCCGCAGCATCCCCAACCAGTTCATCATCGTGGACGAGGCGCAGAACCTCACGCCCCACGAGGTGAAGACCATCATCACCCGCGTGGGCGACAACACGAAGATCATCCTCACGGGGGACCCGTTCCAGATCGACAACCCCTACGTGGATTCGACCAACAACGGCCTGGTGCACGTGGTCAATCGCTTCAAGAGCGAGAAGATCGCCGCGCACATCTCGATGGCCAAGGGAGAGCGCAGCGCCCTGGCCGAGCTCGCCGCCAACCTGCTCTAG